In Ipomoea triloba cultivar NCNSP0323 chromosome 15, ASM357664v1, one genomic interval encodes:
- the LOC116006248 gene encoding UPF0481 protein At3g47200-like produces the protein MTEDREGNTHLRELIICFEKIKDLKPHFSSEVCIYRVHEKLRTANPEAYTPLTISIGPNHHKPCNSRLWELEGLKEFYTLSLLNRAQGVGVEECWKKLKELEGRAKSYYNDHVRGLGDEFVKMLLLDGCFILEFVIRSFLRALGGVREYDDDPIYNISGMERYIVRDMLLLENQLPFFVLQSLYDMIIGRSGNIEFSDMVEFVFRIKIGKMNIFSLLGSTELNPQEIKHLLQAVHIFCRPPQPLINNGKIQLQQEEACSSCCFWEQPQKSTFDSSIVRAASELQEAGVDIKKVKETTTTTLFDIKFNHGVLEIPSFTLFDLTETFLRNLIAYEQHSWDVRPKYFTDYAVFMDDLINTEKDVNLLRLKDVLLNGLGDEKEVTHLFNNLCRGIRPSSNDDFYYKDVYNELNGHYKKSWNVAMAKLRRNYFHSPWAGISTFAAILLLSLAIVQTVVAALDLYK, from the coding sequence ATGACTGAAGACAGGGAGGGAAATACGCATCTACGAGAATTAATAATCTGTTTCGAAAAGATTAAAGATTTAAAACCACATTTTTCTTCAGAAGTATGTATATACAGAGTGCACGAGAAGCTGCGTACAGCAAACCCAGAGGCTTATACACCTTTGACAATTTCCATTGGGCCTAACCATCATAAACCTTGCAATTCGAGGTTGTGGGAGTTGGAAGGGTTGAAGGAATTTTATACACTGTCCCTTTTAAACAGAGCACAAGGAGTGGGTGTGGAGGAGTGTTGGAAGAAATTAAAGGAGTTGGAAGGCAGAGCTAAGAGCTATTATAATGATCACGTAAGAGGTCTTGGGGATGAATTCGTGAAGATGCTATTGCTTGATGGTTGCTTTATACTGGAATTTGTTATTAGATCATTTCTTCGAGCGCTTGGCGGAGTGCGAGAATACGACGATGATCCCATTTACAATATTAGCGGGATGGAAAGATATATTGTTCGTGACATGTTGCTCCTGGAAAACCAACTCCCCTTCTTTGTTCTGCAATCACTCTATGACATGATTATTGGTCGGTCTGGCAACATAGAATTCTCAGACATGGTGGAATTTGTATTTCGGATTAAGATAGGAAAGATGAACATTTTCTCCCTACTCGGTAGTACTGAGCTCAACCCTCAAGAGATAAAGCATTTACTTCAGGCAGTGCACATTTTCTGCCGACCCCCCCAACCCCTAATAAATAATGGGAAGATTCAACTGCAGCAGGAGGAGGCATGTTCTTCTTGTTGCTTTTGGGAACAACCACAAAAAAGTACATTCGATTCATCCATTGTACGGGCTGCAAGTGAGCTTCAAGAAGCTGGTGTTGACATAAAAAAGGTTAAAGAAACCACAACTACTACTCTATTTGATATAAAGTTCAATCATGGCGTATTAGAGATCCCATCTTTCACTCTCTTTGATCTAACAGAAACCTTCCTCAGAAATCTCATAGCCTACGAGCAACATTCGTGGGATGTGCGTCCCAAGTATTTTACAGATTATGCCGTGTTCATGGATGATCTTATTAATACAGAGAAGGATGTCAACTTACTTCGTCTTAAAGATGTTCTTTTAAATGGATTGGGAGATGAGAAAGAAGTGACACATCTTTTTAACAATCTTTGCCGAGGGATTAGGCCTTCTAGTAATGATGACTTCTATTACAAAGATGTGTACAACGAATTGAATGGACATTACAAAAAATCGTGGAATGTGGCGATGGCAAAACTAAGACGCAATTATTTTCATAGTCCATGGGCAGGGATTTCTACCTTTGCAGCTATACTGCTTCTTTCGCTCGCTATTGTACAGACTGTCGTAGCTGCACTTGATCTGTATAAGTAA